The Granulicella sp. 5B5 nucleotide sequence GTTATGCACGAACTCGATCTGCGGATGCGCAATTGCGCGTTCCAGCATGATCTTCGATGCGCGGAAGTTCTCGGTGCGGTTGATGATCGTGACTTTGGTCGCGAAGCGCGTCAAAAACAGCGCTTCTTCCATCGCGGAGTCGCCGCCGCCGATCACGGCAATCTCTTTGCCGGAGGCAAAGAAGCCGTCGCACGTCGCGCACGAACTCACGCCGAAACCGATCAGCGCTTGCTCGCTTGGCAGCCCCAGCCAGCGTGCGCTCGCACCCGACGCGATGATGATCGTGCGAGAGAGCACAGTCTCCTTGCCGATCGTCAGTTCAAATGGCGACTTCGAAAGGTCCGCCGAGCTCAGGTGCGCCATCTTCAGCTCCGCGCCAAAACGTGTTGCCTGCTTCTTCATGTTTTCAATCAGCTCGGGGCCCTGCACTCCCTCCGGCCAGCCGGGGAAGTTCTCCACCAGAGTGGTGATGGAGAGTTGCCCGCCGGGCTCATGGCCCTCAAGCACGAGCGGCTTCAGGTTGGCGCGGCCAGTGTAGATGGCGGCGGTAAGTCCGGCGCAGCCGGAGCCCAGGATGACGGTGTCGCGTACGGTGGTTTGGTCGGACATAGGTTGATTAGATTGTATCGGGTCAGCAACGATGCGAGGGTCTCGACACGAGATGCGGGTTCAGGACGTAAAATTGCTCCCTCTCGCATCGAGCTTCCCGTCTTTCGCATCTGCTCCTATATGGCTGATCTAGTGTTGGTATACGGAATGAGGTTGCTGCCGGCGGATGAAGTGGCAGCGGTGAAGGCGGCTCCTGTCGCCCTGAAGAACGGTAACGAGGCGCAGGTGACCATGCACATCCTCGAGGGCAGCCGTGAGCAGATTGAGTCTCAGCTGCGACACAGTATTGAGGCTTTCTTCGACTTCTACCCTGAAATTTAGGTGTGTTGTAATTTTCAGCCGTGATCTGGATTGGGACACGGCCAGCGACAGGCCCTCATCGCGACGAAGAACGCGGTGGAGGGCCTTTTGCGATGGCACATGGCGCTGCGGTGGTGGTCTTTGGTATGTGGCTGGGCATCTCCTGTCCGGCGCAGCGGTTGCAGCCCCCGATCGCGCGCCCGGTGGCCGTCAGTGCCCCGCATGTCGATGCAGGCATTGGGGATGCGGTACGCAGCCTGACAGCGCGCGCGGGCCTCATCTTCGTGGGGCAGGTCATGGCTGTCCAACCTAACGGCGGCGTGGTCAACGTAGTGTTCCAGGTCGACCAGGTGCTGCAGGGCTCAGCCGGAGCCACCTATACTCTGCACGAGTGGGCCGGTCTCTGGTCCGGAGGCCGGCAGCGCTATGTCCCCGGCCAGCGCGCCATGCTCTTCCTCCAGCCTCCCAACGCCGCCGGGTTGAGCTCCCCGGTAGATGATATGGAGGGCGTCGTACCTGTGGTGCCCATGGGTGCAGGCGCGTCCCCGTTGCTGGACG carries:
- the trxB gene encoding thioredoxin-disulfide reductase gives rise to the protein MSDQTTVRDTVILGSGCAGLTAAIYTGRANLKPLVLEGHEPGGQLSITTLVENFPGWPEGVQGPELIENMKKQATRFGAELKMAHLSSADLSKSPFELTIGKETVLSRTIIIASGASARWLGLPSEQALIGFGVSSCATCDGFFASGKEIAVIGGGDSAMEEALFLTRFATKVTIINRTENFRASKIMLERAIAHPQIEFVHNTLVEECLGVEEKDLKGLKLFNKKTGERWTLPVSFMFLGIGHTPNAAAFKGQIDLDADDYIKTEDNVFVTLMGERIPGVYACGDVQDRRYRQAITAAGSGCMAALEVEKFLEEHGR
- a CDS encoding allantoinase, yielding MADLVLVYGMRLLPADEVAAVKAAPVALKNGNEAQVTMHILEGSREQIESQLRHSIEAFFDFYPEI